From the genome of Streptomyces sp. NBC_01341, one region includes:
- a CDS encoding LpqB family beta-propeller domain-containing protein yields MRLSVLLGCGVVVLAGCGAMPDTGDVKPVDASQPGESQVQVYAVPPREGAAPLEIVDGFLESMTSDDPDFRTTRTYLTAEAARTWQPSEGTTVLAKAPNRNGPTIHDKERRGTETIYTLTGEQVAAVDAQSSYRPLAPTEYSQILHLVREKGADGKHEWRIDMVPDGLVLGQSDFKRLYRSVNKYYFAAGRAGEEPALVADPVYVRNRTDPVTRMDTTTQTVRALLAGPSNWLRPVVDSRFPAGTSLKKGVTSLAPDDQNVLKVPLNKKAEKAGQGACRMMAAQVLFTLRDLTSARVGQVELQGGQGPLCSLGADEAEEFAADKAPDTPDSQYFVDGKGHVQRIPGSSRGSGDPEPVTGPFGSGPVAMGAVGVARDEQQAAAVSANGQHLYVSSLVSESEPSAPVVTSGAARPADRLSAPSWDGNGDLWVADRDPAGPRLLRLVDGAGEPQEVAVPGLDGGRIEALRMSSDGVRIALRVSQDGHTTLRIGRVERHGSGKSETVSVEDLRQAAPQLAEVTAVSWSGRSRLVVVGKEEGGVQQVRYVQADGSTSSSGVLPGVNQVTAVAAADDEQLPLMADTESDGIVKLSPGDNWQTVLKDGSSLVYPG; encoded by the coding sequence GTGCGGCTGTCCGTGCTGCTCGGCTGCGGTGTGGTGGTACTCGCGGGGTGCGGGGCGATGCCGGACACCGGTGACGTGAAACCGGTCGATGCCTCACAGCCGGGGGAATCGCAGGTGCAGGTGTACGCCGTCCCGCCGAGGGAGGGCGCCGCGCCGCTGGAGATCGTCGACGGGTTCCTCGAGTCGATGACGAGCGACGATCCGGATTTCCGGACGACCCGCACGTACCTGACGGCGGAGGCGGCCCGCACCTGGCAGCCGAGCGAGGGCACCACGGTGCTCGCGAAGGCGCCCAACCGCAACGGGCCCACGATCCACGACAAGGAACGCAGGGGGACCGAGACCATCTACACGCTGACCGGCGAGCAGGTGGCGGCGGTCGACGCGCAGAGCTCCTACCGGCCGCTGGCCCCGACGGAGTACTCCCAGATACTGCACCTGGTCCGGGAGAAGGGGGCGGACGGCAAGCACGAATGGCGCATCGACATGGTGCCGGACGGCTTGGTGCTCGGACAGTCCGACTTCAAGCGTCTCTACCGTTCCGTGAACAAGTACTACTTCGCCGCGGGCCGGGCGGGCGAGGAGCCGGCGCTGGTCGCCGACCCCGTCTACGTACGCAACCGTACGGATCCCGTCACCCGCATGGACACCACGACGCAGACGGTGCGGGCGCTGCTGGCAGGGCCCTCGAACTGGCTGCGGCCGGTGGTCGATTCGCGCTTCCCCGCCGGTACGTCGTTGAAGAAGGGGGTCACGTCGCTGGCTCCGGACGACCAGAACGTTCTGAAGGTGCCGCTGAACAAGAAGGCGGAGAAGGCGGGCCAGGGTGCCTGCCGGATGATGGCCGCCCAGGTGCTCTTCACCCTGCGCGACCTGACGTCCGCGCGCGTGGGGCAGGTGGAGCTGCAGGGCGGGCAAGGGCCACTGTGCTCGCTGGGGGCGGACGAGGCGGAGGAGTTCGCCGCGGACAAGGCGCCCGACACCCCTGACAGCCAGTACTTCGTCGACGGCAAGGGGCACGTGCAGCGCATCCCCGGCAGCAGCAGGGGAAGCGGTGATCCGGAGCCTGTCACCGGCCCGTTCGGCAGTGGCCCGGTGGCCATGGGCGCCGTCGGTGTGGCCAGGGACGAGCAGCAGGCGGCCGCGGTCTCGGCGAACGGGCAGCACCTCTACGTGTCCTCCCTCGTCTCGGAGAGCGAGCCGTCCGCCCCTGTGGTGACCAGCGGCGCGGCCAGGCCCGCCGACCGGCTCTCGGCGCCGAGCTGGGACGGCAACGGTGACCTGTGGGTCGCCGACCGCGATCCTGCCGGTCCCAGGCTGCTGCGCCTCGTGGACGGGGCCGGAGAACCGCAGGAGGTCGCGGTTCCTGGCCTGGACGGGGGGCGGATCGAGGCGCTGCGGATGTCGTCCGACGGGGTGCGCATCGCCCTTCGGGTCTCGCAGGACGGGCATACGACGCTGCGCATCGGCAGGGTCGAGCGCCACGGCTCGGGGAAGTCCGAGACGGTGTCCGTGGAGGACCTGCGGCAGGCCGCGCCCCAGCTGGCGGAGGTGACGGCGGTGTCCTGGTCGGGCCGCAGCCGGCTCGTCGTGGTCGGCAAGGAGGAGGGCGGTGTGCAGCAGGTGCGTTACGTGCAGGCCGACGGGTCCACCTCGTCGTCCGGTGTTCTGCCGGGCGTGAACCAGGTGACCGCTGTCGCGGCGGCGGACGACGAGCAGTTGCCGCTGATGGCTGACACCGAGAGCGACGGGATAGTGAAACTGTCGCCGGGTGACAACTGGCAGACGGTCCTCAAGGACGGTTCCTCGCTCGTCTACCCGGGCTGA
- the mtrB gene encoding MtrAB system histidine kinase MtrB has product MTLGSAAPPPGGTGARTERAAGPTGASFRFGKVQRGVRLLRDRTPGGPVPRLLLRWISGPLLPAVRLWRRNLQLRVVAGTLLMSVSVLLLLGFVVIGQVRNGLLDAKGKAAQTQAAGGFAAAQANANAPLLPGDQSEEGADGATANTSWRTELVDQLASGGANAFNVVALSPDSAGQGTSRAPRGSGSVEASSIPQRLRDDVGQGAGAFQTYSLIRYSHGKSPEPGLVVGKRLYDIDHNPYELYYLFPLTQEEKSLTLVTTTLATAGLFVVVLLGAIAWFVVRQVVTPVRMAAGIAERLSAGRLQERMKVTGEDDIARLGEAFNKMAQSLQLKIQQLEELSRMQRRFVSDVSHELRTPLTTVRMAADVIHEARVDFDPVTARSAELLGDQLDRFESLLSDLLEISRFDAGAAALEAEPIDLRTVVRRVIGGAAPLAERKGSRIRVIGDEQPVIAEADARRVERVLRNLVVNAVEHGEGRDVVVRLGAAQGAVAVAVRDYGVGLKPGEATRVFNRFWRADPARARTTGGTGLGLSIAVEDARLHGGWLQAWGEPGGGSQFRLTLPRTADEPLRGSPIPLEPEDSRRNREERERAEAAPAASEHRLMSVPSQSGSARSPITVPAHGTAGSRTPASVHPAALPGNGARVVSRPAGGAADPEAQDPEREDTTRGQ; this is encoded by the coding sequence ATGACCCTGGGCAGCGCTGCTCCGCCACCCGGGGGCACCGGGGCACGCACGGAGCGGGCTGCCGGTCCCACGGGGGCCTCCTTTCGCTTCGGCAAGGTCCAGCGGGGTGTCCGGTTGCTCCGCGACCGGACACCCGGTGGTCCCGTGCCCCGGTTGCTCCTGCGGTGGATCAGCGGGCCCCTTCTTCCGGCGGTCCGGCTGTGGCGGCGCAACCTGCAGTTGCGGGTGGTCGCCGGCACCCTGCTGATGTCGGTCAGTGTGCTGCTGCTCCTGGGATTCGTCGTGATCGGGCAGGTCCGTAACGGCCTGCTCGACGCGAAGGGCAAGGCCGCGCAGACCCAGGCGGCCGGCGGTTTCGCCGCCGCCCAGGCGAACGCGAACGCCCCCCTGCTTCCGGGTGACCAGAGCGAGGAGGGCGCCGACGGCGCGACGGCCAACACCTCGTGGCGTACCGAGCTGGTCGATCAGCTCGCCAGCGGCGGGGCCAACGCCTTCAACGTCGTGGCGCTCAGCCCCGACTCGGCGGGGCAGGGCACCAGCCGCGCCCCGCGGGGTTCGGGCAGTGTGGAGGCGTCCAGCATCCCGCAGAGGCTGCGCGACGACGTGGGCCAGGGGGCGGGTGCCTTCCAGACGTACTCGCTGATCCGGTACTCCCACGGCAAGAGCCCGGAGCCCGGGCTGGTCGTGGGCAAGCGGTTGTACGACATCGACCACAACCCGTACGAGCTGTACTACCTCTTCCCGCTCACGCAGGAGGAGAAATCGCTGACCCTCGTGACGACGACGCTGGCCACGGCCGGTCTCTTCGTCGTCGTGCTGCTGGGGGCCATCGCGTGGTTCGTGGTGCGCCAGGTCGTCACGCCCGTGCGGATGGCGGCCGGCATCGCCGAGCGGCTCTCCGCGGGCCGGCTCCAGGAGCGTATGAAAGTCACCGGCGAGGACGACATCGCCCGCCTCGGTGAAGCCTTCAACAAGATGGCGCAGAGCCTTCAGCTGAAGATCCAGCAGCTGGAGGAGCTCTCCCGTATGCAGCGGCGTTTCGTCTCCGACGTCAGTCATGAGCTGCGCACTCCTCTGACGACGGTGCGCATGGCCGCCGATGTGATCCACGAGGCACGTGTCGACTTCGACCCCGTCACGGCCCGGTCCGCCGAACTGCTGGGGGACCAGCTCGACCGTTTCGAGTCGCTCCTCTCCGACCTGCTGGAGATCAGCAGGTTCGACGCGGGGGCGGCGGCGCTGGAGGCGGAACCGATAGACCTGCGGACGGTCGTCCGGCGCGTGATCGGCGGCGCCGCGCCGCTGGCCGAACGCAAGGGCAGCCGGATCCGTGTGATCGGCGACGAGCAGCCTGTGATCGCGGAAGCGGACGCCCGTCGTGTCGAGCGGGTCCTGCGCAACCTCGTCGTCAACGCCGTCGAGCACGGCGAGGGCCGCGATGTCGTCGTGCGCCTGGGTGCTGCCCAGGGCGCGGTGGCGGTGGCGGTGCGTGACTACGGCGTCGGGCTCAAGCCCGGCGAGGCGACCCGCGTCTTCAACCGTTTCTGGCGGGCGGATCCGGCGAGGGCCCGCACGACCGGCGGTACGGGTCTGGGACTGTCGATCGCCGTCGAGGACGCCCGGCTGCACGGCGGATGGCTGCAGGCGTGGGGCGAGCCGGGTGGTGGTTCACAGTTCCGGCTGACCCTGCCGCGTACGGCGGACGAGCCGCTGCGCGGGTCACCGATACCGCTGGAGCCGGAGGATTCCCGGCGCAACAGGGAAGAGCGTGAGCGTGCGGAGGCGGCGCCTGCCGCATCCGAGCACCGGCTCATGTCGGTACCGAGCCAGTCCGGCTCCGCGCGTTCTCCGATCACCGTGCCCGCGCACGGCACTGCGGGGTCGCGTACCCCGGCATCGGTCCACCCGGCGGCGCTGCCGGGCAACGGGGCGCGCGTGGTGTCGCGCCCGGCCGGCGGCGCCGCCGATCCAGAGGCGCAGGACCCTGAGCGGGAGGACACGACTCGTGGACAGTGA
- a CDS encoding ComF family protein, translated as MRGWWREFVGLVLPVPCAGCGRPRSDLCDECARALGAEPRRVRPAPEPAGLPVVHAAAPYENAVRAVLLAHKERGALGLTGALGGALAAAVRAGAGQAGGARPLLLVPVPSARRATAARGHDPVRRIAVAAGAELRRGGARARVLAVLGQRRAVADQAGLGARERQANLSGALVVADGGAELLVRGRVVLVDDLLTTGASLADAARAVRAAARAGGVGAEGLMAAVVAASPTAFELNRN; from the coding sequence GTGAGGGGCTGGTGGCGGGAGTTCGTGGGGCTTGTTCTGCCCGTGCCGTGTGCGGGGTGCGGCAGGCCGCGTTCCGATCTGTGTGACGAGTGCGCGCGGGCGCTGGGGGCCGAGCCGCGCCGGGTGAGGCCCGCGCCCGAGCCGGCCGGTCTCCCCGTGGTGCACGCCGCCGCGCCGTACGAGAACGCCGTACGCGCCGTGCTGCTGGCCCACAAGGAGCGAGGGGCGCTGGGCCTCACCGGAGCACTCGGCGGGGCGCTGGCGGCCGCCGTACGAGCCGGGGCGGGGCAAGCGGGCGGGGCGCGTCCCCTGCTCCTGGTCCCCGTTCCGTCCGCCCGGCGTGCCACGGCTGCGCGGGGGCACGATCCGGTGCGCAGGATCGCGGTCGCGGCAGGCGCCGAGCTGCGGCGCGGGGGCGCGCGGGCCCGGGTGCTCGCGGTGCTGGGACAGCGGCGGGCGGTAGCCGACCAGGCGGGGCTGGGGGCGCGCGAGCGGCAGGCGAATCTGTCGGGCGCCCTGGTGGTCGCGGACGGCGGTGCGGAACTCCTCGTGCGGGGCCGGGTGGTACTCGTCGACGACCTGTTGACGACGGGCGCCTCGCTGGCCGATGCCGCGCGCGCCGTCCGGGCCGCGGCGCGCGCCGGGGGCGTCGGGGCGGAGGGGCTCATGGCCGCGGTTGTCGCAGCTTCTCCGACTGCTTTCGAATTAAACCGGAACTGA
- the mtnA gene encoding S-methyl-5-thioribose-1-phosphate isomerase, with amino-acid sequence MADQDAQTPVGIEPPPLSVLRWEEPPEGPAVVLLDQTRLPSEEVELVCADVPALVEAIRTLAVRGAPLLGIAGGYGVALAAARGEDVVSAAGLLERARPTAVNLGYGARRVAAVHRSALEAGAGMPAAAAAALAEARALHREDAEASGRMAQYGLELLAELLPGDGQHRLLTHCNTGALVSGGAGTAFAVALRAHREGRLLRLWVDETRPLLQGARLTAYEAGRNGMPYNVLTDSAAGSLFAAGEVDAVLIGADRIAADGSVANKVGSYPLAVLAKYHHVPFVVVAPTTTVDLETADGASIIVEQRSAAEVTEITSAPGLPTAGGGAVRALAPLGAKAYNPAFDVTPPELVTAIVTEEGVVSPVTGVGLAELCARSSQVTIS; translated from the coding sequence ATGGCTGATCAGGACGCGCAAACGCCGGTGGGTATCGAGCCGCCGCCCCTTTCGGTGCTTCGCTGGGAGGAGCCTCCCGAAGGGCCTGCCGTGGTGCTCCTCGACCAGACGCGGCTGCCCTCGGAGGAGGTCGAGCTGGTGTGCGCCGACGTTCCGGCGCTCGTCGAGGCAATACGGACGCTGGCGGTGCGTGGTGCGCCGCTGCTGGGCATCGCAGGGGGGTACGGCGTCGCGCTCGCCGCTGCCCGGGGCGAGGACGTGGTGTCGGCGGCGGGACTGCTCGAGCGGGCGCGGCCCACCGCCGTGAACCTGGGGTACGGGGCGCGTCGGGTCGCGGCGGTGCACCGGTCGGCGCTTGAGGCCGGGGCCGGCATGCCTGCCGCTGCCGCGGCTGCCCTGGCCGAAGCGCGGGCGTTGCACCGGGAGGACGCCGAAGCCAGTGGGCGCATGGCGCAGTACGGTCTGGAGCTGCTGGCGGAACTCCTGCCGGGAGACGGTCAGCACCGGTTGCTGACCCACTGCAATACCGGGGCGCTGGTGTCCGGCGGCGCGGGGACGGCCTTCGCCGTGGCGCTGAGGGCGCACCGTGAGGGCAGGCTGCTCCGGCTCTGGGTTGACGAGACGAGGCCGCTTCTCCAGGGTGCGCGGCTGACGGCGTACGAGGCGGGAAGGAACGGGATGCCGTACAACGTGCTCACGGACAGTGCGGCGGGTTCGTTGTTCGCGGCGGGGGAGGTGGATGCCGTGCTCATCGGGGCGGACCGCATCGCGGCGGACGGCTCGGTGGCCAATAAGGTGGGGAGTTATCCGCTGGCGGTGCTGGCGAAGTACCACCACGTGCCGTTCGTCGTCGTGGCACCGACCACCACAGTGGATCTGGAGACCGCGGACGGCGCGTCGATCATCGTCGAGCAGCGGTCGGCCGCAGAGGTGACGGAGATCACATCCGCGCCGGGGCTCCCGACTGCGGGCGGGGGGGCCGTGCGGGCGCTCGCGCCCCTGGGGGCCAAGGCGTACAACCCCGCATTCGATGTCACGCCGCCCGAACTGGTCACGGCGATCGTCACGGAGGAGGGCGTAGTTTCCCCGGTAACGGGAGTCGGACTGGCAGAGCTGTGTGCCAGATCATCGCAGGTAACGATTAGCTAA
- the mtrA gene encoding two-component system response regulator MtrA encodes MMSFMKGRVLVVDDDTALAEMLGIVLRGEGFEPSFVADGDKALAAFREAKPDLVLLDLMLPGRDGIEVCRLIRAESGVPIVMLTAKSDTVDVVVGLESGADDYIVKPFKPKELVARIRARLRRSEEPAPEQLAIGDLVIDVAGHSVKREGQSIALTPLEFDLLVALARKPWQVFTREVLLEQVWGYRHAADTRLVNVHVQRLRSKVEKDPERPEIVVTVRGVGYKAGPS; translated from the coding sequence ATGATGTCGTTTATGAAGGGACGCGTCCTTGTCGTCGACGACGACACCGCACTGGCCGAGATGCTCGGCATCGTGCTGCGGGGAGAAGGTTTCGAGCCGTCGTTCGTAGCGGACGGCGACAAGGCACTGGCCGCATTTCGTGAGGCCAAGCCGGACCTGGTGCTGCTTGACCTCATGCTGCCCGGACGGGACGGCATCGAGGTCTGCCGGCTGATCAGGGCCGAGTCGGGTGTGCCGATCGTCATGCTCACGGCCAAGAGCGACACGGTGGACGTGGTGGTGGGCCTGGAATCCGGGGCCGACGACTACATCGTCAAGCCGTTCAAACCGAAGGAGTTGGTTGCCCGGATCAGGGCACGTCTGCGGAGGTCCGAAGAGCCCGCGCCCGAGCAGCTGGCGATCGGGGACCTGGTCATCGACGTGGCGGGCCACTCGGTGAAGAGGGAGGGGCAGTCCATCGCCCTGACCCCGCTGGAGTTCGACCTGCTGGTCGCACTCGCCCGTAAGCCCTGGCAGGTCTTCACCCGTGAGGTGCTGCTCGAGCAGGTATGGGGCTACCGCCATGCCGCGGACACCCGTCTGGTGAACGTGCACGTGCAGCGGCTCCGCTCGAAGGTCGAGAAGGACCCGGAACGGCCGGAGATCGTCGTGACCGTCCGCGGTGTCGGCTACAAGGCCGGACCGAGCTGA
- a CDS encoding glycerophosphoryl diester phosphodiesterase membrane domain-containing protein, translating to MNDSPGWASPGSAPSDDQEAGIPKPSSPVDEAGPADGQWSPAQPPPGQWTPPAAPGSGPGAPPPAPNWGGTPPGQGWGGPPMVAKPGVIPLRPLSVGEILDGAVSTMRAHWRTVLGISLTVSVFAEIVVILVQRYLLPEPTSVDPNAVGAEALRQATDSAASQLLTSAPGALIAMIATLVTTSVLTVVISRSVLGRGVTLSEAWAEARPRLLPLVGLTLLLSLMSAAIMAVGLLPGLLMGDGAGGIALAFVGLVAACGVVLWLMIRFTLAAPALMLERQPVLTALRRSAKLVKGSWWRTFGILALTYLLVVIVSLIIAVPFGIIAVTVDSDGLSEFLNSSSSDFGWPFLVITGIGQVIISTLTYPFTAGVMALLYVDQRIRREALDLDLARAAGVPGYDTSGN from the coding sequence ATGAACGACTCTCCGGGCTGGGCTTCGCCCGGATCCGCCCCCTCCGACGACCAGGAAGCGGGCATCCCCAAGCCGTCCTCGCCCGTCGACGAAGCCGGTCCCGCCGACGGGCAGTGGTCCCCCGCCCAGCCGCCACCGGGTCAGTGGACCCCACCTGCGGCTCCCGGCAGCGGCCCCGGCGCACCCCCGCCCGCGCCGAACTGGGGCGGCACGCCTCCGGGCCAGGGCTGGGGCGGTCCGCCCATGGTGGCGAAGCCGGGAGTCATCCCGCTGCGACCGCTCAGCGTCGGCGAAATCCTCGACGGCGCCGTCTCCACGATGCGCGCCCACTGGCGCACCGTGCTGGGCATCAGCCTCACCGTCTCCGTGTTCGCCGAGATCGTGGTCATCCTCGTGCAGCGCTATCTGCTGCCCGAGCCCACCTCGGTCGACCCGAATGCCGTGGGGGCGGAGGCGCTGCGCCAGGCCACCGACTCTGCGGCGTCGCAACTCCTCACCAGCGCCCCGGGCGCGCTGATCGCCATGATCGCCACGCTCGTCACGACCTCCGTCCTCACCGTGGTGATCAGCCGCTCCGTGCTGGGCCGCGGAGTGACACTCTCCGAAGCCTGGGCCGAGGCCCGCCCCCGGCTTCTGCCCCTTGTCGGGCTGACGTTGCTGCTGAGCCTGATGAGCGCCGCGATCATGGCTGTGGGCCTGCTTCCCGGCCTGCTCATGGGCGACGGCGCCGGAGGGATCGCCCTCGCCTTCGTCGGCCTCGTCGCCGCATGCGGCGTGGTGCTCTGGCTGATGATCCGCTTCACTCTCGCGGCACCGGCGCTGATGCTCGAGAGGCAGCCCGTACTCACCGCCCTGCGCCGGTCCGCGAAGCTGGTCAAGGGCAGCTGGTGGCGCACCTTCGGCATCCTGGCGCTCACCTATCTGCTGGTCGTCATCGTCAGCCTGATCATCGCGGTTCCGTTCGGCATCATCGCCGTGACAGTGGACAGCGACGGACTCAGCGAGTTCCTCAACAGCAGCTCGTCCGACTTCGGCTGGCCCTTCCTCGTCATCACCGGCATCGGCCAAGTGATCATCTCCACGCTCACCTACCCCTTCACCGCGGGAGTGATGGCCCTGCTCTACGTCGACCAGCGCATTCGCCGCGAGGCGCTCGACCTCGATCTCGCCCGGGCCGCCGGCGTGCCCGGCTACGACACCTCCGGGAACTGA